The Pleurodeles waltl isolate 20211129_DDA chromosome 7, aPleWal1.hap1.20221129, whole genome shotgun sequence genome includes a region encoding these proteins:
- the LOC138246341 gene encoding ferritin light chain, oocyte isoform-like isoform X1 — protein MSSQIRHNYHQASEAGVNRIVNLQLQASYAYLSLGFYFDRDDVALARFSKFFRKQSEKKREHSEKFLKFQNKRGGRVVLQEVKKPEADEWGNGTQAMEYALTLEKTVNQALLDLHKVSTDHTDPHMCDFLESHYLDDEVKLIKKLGHHLTNLKRVKAAEVGMGEYLFDKLTLDEDSD, from the exons ATGAGCTCCCAGATTCGACACAACTATCACCAGGCGAGCGAGGCCGGCGTCAACCGCATCGTCAACCTGCAGCTGCAGGCCTCCTACGCCTACCTGTCCCTG GGATTCTACTTCGACCGTGATGATGTGGCTTTGGCCAGGTTCTCCAAGTTCTTTCGGAAACAGTCTGAGAAGAAGCGGGAGCACTCTGAGAAGTTCTTGAAGTTCCAAAACAAGCGAGGTGGGCGCGTGGTGCTGCAGGAAGTAAAG AAACCAGAAGCAGACGAGTGGGGCAACGGCACCCAAGCCATGGAATACGCACTGACGCTAGAAAAGACAGTCAACCAGGCCCTGTTGGATCTGCACAAGGTCTCCACTGATCATACAGACCCCCAT ATGTGTGATTTTCTGGAGAGCCACTACCTAGATGATGAGGTGAAGCTCATCAAGAAGCTGGGTCACCACCTGACCAACCTAAAGCGTGTCAAGGCTGCAGAGGTGGGCATGGGAGAGTACCTCTTTGACAAGCTGACCCTAGATGAGGACAGTGACTAG
- the LOC138246341 gene encoding ferritin light chain, oocyte isoform-like isoform X2, which translates to MVVLLIRSSTSCTAWPVTKLSVAERGFYFDRDDVALARFSKFFRKQSEKKREHSEKFLKFQNKRGGRVVLQEVKKPEADEWGNGTQAMEYALTLEKTVNQALLDLHKVSTDHTDPHMCDFLESHYLDDEVKLIKKLGHHLTNLKRVKAAEVGMGEYLFDKLTLDEDSD; encoded by the exons ATGGTCGTCCTGCTAATCCGCAGCTCGACATCCTGTACCGCCTGGCCCGTAACGAAGCTGAGTGTTGCCGAGAGG GGATTCTACTTCGACCGTGATGATGTGGCTTTGGCCAGGTTCTCCAAGTTCTTTCGGAAACAGTCTGAGAAGAAGCGGGAGCACTCTGAGAAGTTCTTGAAGTTCCAAAACAAGCGAGGTGGGCGCGTGGTGCTGCAGGAAGTAAAG AAACCAGAAGCAGACGAGTGGGGCAACGGCACCCAAGCCATGGAATACGCACTGACGCTAGAAAAGACAGTCAACCAGGCCCTGTTGGATCTGCACAAGGTCTCCACTGATCATACAGACCCCCAT ATGTGTGATTTTCTGGAGAGCCACTACCTAGATGATGAGGTGAAGCTCATCAAGAAGCTGGGTCACCACCTGACCAACCTAAAGCGTGTCAAGGCTGCAGAGGTGGGCATGGGAGAGTACCTCTTTGACAAGCTGACCCTAGATGAGGACAGTGACTAG